In Populus nigra chromosome 1, ddPopNigr1.1, whole genome shotgun sequence, one genomic interval encodes:
- the LOC133672892 gene encoding protein PHYTOCHROME-DEPENDENT LATE-FLOWERING: MGVSFKVSKTGTRFRPKPVFQSDTVPDEVSENFKESSVIGSKNESSTRKRQGDIVAGALDVLDVSSSSLSEHEVSFTLNLYPDGYSIAKPPEIKAAHQAPLQDGQKLLHPYDKASETLFSAIESGRLPGDILDDIPCKYVNGTLVCEVQDYRKCASKQGSSIPSMDGLPIVNKVRLRMSLENVVKDIPMISDNSWTYGDLMEVESRILKALQPQLCLDPTPKLDRLCNNPISTKLNLDLSSFHRKRLRQTPEVTVTSNNRIHGKNVFINRVSESSNSRSGDSGIISGNVIPQHVQENQSTQNLGPNNMLTLRARSFVPDGNVPGLTLVPQQQRYQIGISPRSMQDQGSSLINVSGASPSRQDMIVAYTNIINPGGSLHGKRENQDAQSLPLSSFNKRARLTPAGPDGIQQQQMGLHMDSLHESEMNWKNSLLQQQAMTRGIQYANSGIQKYPHQMLEGVVHQNAAATSFSAGQPCMRLGLKEEQLETEKPDVLGQGKNDRQMMEAEAGHLHTQQLQVQQRLPQHLMRSNFPQGGWNNLSQDCRKEEPHQKRKLAQSPRLSTGLAHSPLSSKSGELSSGSAEPHFGATVALGSSQRDKSMAAAPSLTSSANDPLQRQHQAQVAAKRRSNSLPKTPIMSNVGSPASVSNISVPLNANSPSIGTPPMADQSMLERFAKIEIVTMRHQLNCKKNKVDDYSITKPNTYSLQNLSDHLSNSANNEEFKDDSNARQLSKSLAGGNMNICKTRFMDFTLPERVLQGNAISYVTKVRNRMIMSEKPNDGTVVMHYGEADEKPVDVLSAEDYLPTLPNTHFADLLATQFCSLMMREGYLVEYHIQPRPVCINIASSSQPNVSGGPLNNSAIEAKQYNETVSVQSLNDIKPTLGGNASINLSHNLLANSRMLPTGNPQALQISQSLVSGVSMPARPQQLDPQHSLLQQHQQQQQLQQQNQHALIQQQNSQFQRSPMVLPSNPLSDLGAIGANSNMQLGSHMVNKPSTLQLQQQLLQQQQQQQQQQLQQGQQQSQQPLQQQQVPQMQQRKMMMAMRMGSMGNNMVGLGGLGNAMSIGGARGIGTGISGPMAPITGMSNASQNPINLGHTQNINALNQQLRNGHIMPATAQMMKQRINRTSVLGGAQSGITGMSGARQMHPGSAGFSMLGQPLNRTNMNVIQRSPMGHMGPPKMMAGMNHYMQQQQLQQQQQQLQQQQQQPQVQQLQQQLQPQQHQQLLLQQQQETSSLQAVVAPSQVGSPSTMGIPQLNQQTQQQPSPQQMSQRTPMSPQLSSGAIHAISSGNPEAGPASPQLSSQTLGSVGSITNSPMELQAVNKRNSVSNA; encoded by the exons ATGGGGGTCTCTTTTAAGGTCTCAAAAACTGGTACTAGGTTCCGTCCAAAGCCTGTTTTTCAATCAGATACTGTTCCTGATGAGGTCTCAGAGAATTTCAAAGAGAGCTCGGTGATTGGCTCAAAGAATGAATCCTCTACGAGAAAGCGCCAG GGTGACATTGTTGCGGGTGCTTTGGATGTGTTAGATGTCTCAAGTTCATCTCTCTCTG AGCATGAAGTTTCATTCACATTGAACCTCTATCCAGATGGATATTCTATAGCAAAACCCCCAGAG attaagGCTGCACATCAGGCTCCACTTCAAGATGGTCAGAAGTTGTTGCATCCATATGATAAGGCTTCTGAAACACTCTTTTCG GCAATTGAATCTGGCCGGTTACCTGGAGATATTCTGGATGATATTCCATGTAAATATGTTAATGGAACACTTGTGTGTGAG GTGCAAGATTATCGGAAATGTGCTTCCAAGCAGGGGTCTAGCATTCCATCTATGGATGGGCTCCCTATTGTCAATAAAGTACGCCTTAGGATGTCATTGGAGAATGTAGTGAAGGATATCCCAATGATCTCTGATAATTCTTGGACGTATGGTGATTTGATG GAAGTAGAATCCCGCATATTGAAAGCATTGCAACCACAGCTTTGTCTAGATCCTACTCCCAAATTGGATAGGCTCTGTAATAACCCAATTTCGACCAAG CTCAATTTAGATCTGAGCAGTTTCCACAGAAAAAGATTAAGGCAGACACCTGAGGTTACTGTCACATCTAATAACAGAATCCATGGAAAGAATGTTTTCATCAATCGTGTGTCTGAAAGCTCTAACAGTAGGTCTGGAGATTCTGGAATCATTTCAGGAAATGTGATACCACAGCATGTCCAGGAGAACCAGTCTACTCAAAACCTTGGCCCTAACAACATGTTAACCTTAAGAGCAAGAAGCTTTGTTCCGGATGGCAATGTTCCTGGATTAACTTTGGTACCCCAGCAGCAGAGGTATCAAATTGGGATTTCCCCAAGAAGTATGCAGGATCAAGGGTCGTCTCTCATTAATGTTTCAGGAGCTTCCCCTTCCAGGCAGGACATGATTGTTGCTTACACCAACATCATTAATCCTGGTGGTTCTCTTCATGGGAAAAGGGAGAACCAAGATGCCCAATCATTGCCTTTATCTAGTTTTAATAAGAGAGCAAGGCTTACACCAGCAGGTCCTGATGGAATTCAACAGCAGCAAATGGGGCTGCATATGGACAGCCTCCATGAATCCGAAATGAACTGGAAGAATTCATTACTACAGCAGCAAGCAATGACAAGAGGAATTCAGTATGCTAATTCAGGCATTCAGAAGTATCCTCACCAAATGTTAGAAGGGGTTGTGCATCAAAATGCTGCAGCAACATCATTTTCTGCAGGACAGCCATGTATGAGACTTGGTCTCAAGGAAGAACAGTTAGAGACAGAAAAACCGGATGTGCTTGGTCAGGGTAAAAATGATAGGCAGATGATGGAAGCAGAAGCAGGCCATTTGCACACACAGCAACTACAGGTACAGCAAAGATTACCACAACATCTCATGAGATCTAATTTCCCTCAGGGTGGATGGAACAATCTCAGTCAAGATTGTAGGAAGGAGGAACCACACCAAAAGAGGAAATTGGCTCAAAGTCCCCGGTTATCAACTGGGTTAGCTCATTCGCCTCTATCATCGAAATCCGGTGAATTGTCCAGTGGTTCAGCTGAACCCCATTTTGGAGCAACTGTTGCACTTGGGTCATCACAAAGGGACAAGTCAATGGCTGCTGCCCCATCTTTGACTTCCAGTGCTAATGATCCCTTGCAAAGGCAGCACCAGGCTCAGGTTGCTGCAAAACGGAGATCGAATTCCCTTCCCAAGACCCCAATAATGAGCAATGTGGGGTCTCCTGCAAGTGTTAGCAATATAAGTGTTCCATTAAATGCAAATAGTCCTTCAATTGGGACACCACCAATGGCTGATCAAAGCATGCTTGAAAGATTTGCGAAGATTGAGATAGTGACAATGAG GCATCAACTCAACTGCAAAAAGAATAAAGTTGATGATTACTCTATCACAAAACCAAACACCTATTCACTTCAAAATCTGTCTGATCATCTCTCCAATTCAGCTAATAATGAGGAGTTCAAAGATGATAGTAATGCAAGGCAGTTATCAAAGTCTCTTGCAGGTGGCAATATGAATATCTGCAAGACGAGATTTATGGATTTCACGCTGCCAGAACGAGTGCTTCAAG GGAATGCTATTTCTTATGTTACAAAAGTACGGAATAGAATGATTATGTCAGAGAAGCCAAATGATGGTACTGTGGTGATGCATTACGGAGAAGCAGATGAGAAGCCAGTTGATGTTCTATCTGCAGAAGATTATCTTCCTACATTGCCCAATACT CATTTTGCGGATTTGCTTGCAACACAATTTTGTTCACTG ATGATGCGGGAAGGATATCTTGTGGAATATCATATTCAACCGAGACCTGTCTGTATTAATATTGCTTCAAGCAGTCAACCAAATGTTTCTGGAGGCCCTCTTAATAATTCTGCTATTGAGGCGAAGCAATACAATGAAACAGTTTCAGTTCAGTCAttgaatgatataaaacctACTCTTGGTGGCAATGCGTCTATTAATTTGTCTCACAATCTACTAGCAAATTCAAGGATGCTGCCTACTGGAAATCCTCAGGCCTTACAGATCTCCCAAAGTCTTGTGTCAGGGGTTTCAATGCCTGCAAGACCACAACAACTAGATCCACAGCATTCTCTTCTGCAGCAGCATCAACAGCAACAGCAGCTGCAGCAACAAAATCAACATGCCTTAATTCAACAGCAAAATTCACAGTTTCAGAGGTCACCAATGGTGCTTCCATCAAATCCACTCTCTGATTTAGGTGCAATTGGAGCAAATTCAAACATGCAGTTGGGTAGTCACATGGTAAACAAGCCTTCTACTCTTCAGCTGCAGCAGCAgctgctgcagcagcagcagcagcagcagcagcagcagctgcagcAGGGGCAGCAGCAGTCACAGCAGCcgttgcagcagcagcaggtgCCACAGATGCAGCAGAGGAAAATGATGATGGCTATGCGTATGGGAAGCATGGGGAATAACATGGTTGGTCTAGGAGGTCTGGGTAATGCCATGAGCATTGGAGGTGCGAGGGGAATAGGTACTGGAATCTCTGGACCTATGGCTCCCATAACTGGAATGAGTAATGCCAGCCAGAACCCGATAAATCTGGGCCATACTCAAAATATCAATGCATTAAATCAGCAACTTCGTAATGGACACATCATGCCTGCAACTGCTCAGATGATGAAACAAAGAATCAATCGAACGAGTGTGTTAGGGGGGGCTCAGTCTGGCATAACTGGGATGTCAGGAGCCAGACAGATGCACCCAGGCTCTGCTGGTTTTTCCATGCTTGGCCAACCTCTGAACCGAACCAACATGAATGTAATACAACGAAGTCCAATGGGGCATATGGGTCCACCAAAGATGATGGCAGGGATGAATCACTATATGCAGCAGCAGCAAttacagcagcagcaacaacaattacagcagcagcagcagcagccacaAGTACAACAACTGCAACAACAATTACAGCCACAGCAACATCAACAGCTGCTactgcagcagcagcaagaaACTTCATCGCTACAGGCTGTTGTTGCTCCTTCACAAGTGGGGTCACCGTCAACCATGGGAATTCCACAACTGAACCAACAAACCCAGCAGCAGCCCAGCCCACAGCAAATGAGCCAGCGAACCCCAATGAGCCCCCAGTTGAGTTCAGGAGCAATCCATGCCATCAGTTCTGGTAATCCAGAGGCTGGTCCCGCCAGTCCACAGTTGAGCTCTCAAACCCTTGGTTCTGTTGGAAGCATCACAAATTCTCCAATGGAACTCCAAGCTGTGAACAAACGCAACTCTGTTAGCAATGCATGA
- the LOC133677441 gene encoding 25.3 kDa vesicle transport protein SEC22-1-like: MVKLTMIARVTDGLPLAEGLDDGRDVKDAEMYKQQVKALFKNLASGHNDASRMSVETGPYVFHYIIEGRVCYLTMCDRSYPKKLAFQYLEDLKNEFERVNGAQIETAARPYAFIKFDTFIQKTKKLYQDTRTQRNVAKLNDELYEVHQIMTRNVQEVLGVGEKLDQVSQMSSRLTSESRIYAEKARDLNRQALIRKWAPVAIVLGVVFLLFWVKTKLW, encoded by the exons ATGGTGAAGCTGACAATGATCGCGCGTGTTACTGATGGACTTCCGCTAGCAGAGGGACTGGATGATGGTCGTGATGTGAAAGATGCTGAAATGTACAAGCAGCAGGTCAAGGCACTTTTCAAGAACCTTGCATCTGGCCACAATGACGCATCGAGGATGTCCGTTGAAACTGGTCCTTATGTTTTCCA TTATATCATTGAAGGACGTGTTTGTTACCTTACTATGTGTGACCGCTCTTATCCTAAGAAACTTGCCTTTCAATACCTGGAAGACCTTAAGAATGAATTTGAACGTGTCAATGGGGCTCAAATCGAAACTGCTGCTAGACCATATGCCTTCATTAAATTTG atacTTTCATacagaaaacaaagaaattgtATCAGGACACCCGCACCCAGCGGAACGTTGCAAAGTTGAATGATGAGCTGTATGAAGTCCACCAAATAATGACTCGCAATGTGCAGGAAGTTTTGGGTGTTGGTGAAAAGCTGGACC AGGTCAGTCAAATGTCAAGTCGGTTAACATCAGAATCTCGCATATATGCTGAAAAGGCAAGAGATTTGAATCGACAG GCCTTAATTCGAAAATGGGCCCCTGTTGCTATTGTGCTAGGAGTTGTCTTCCTCCTCTTTTGGGTTAAAACAAAGCTCTGGTGA